The nucleotide window GTTTGCAAGCGTGTATGAAATGAAAGAGGGGTATTGCAAGTGACTACAGGTTCGGTGAGACCCAAACTCAATGGCCTCATAACATCGACAGCCCAACAACGACAGCAAAAAGAAACACTTCGTCAGCAAAAGGAAGGGTCTGGCCGGGGATTGAACCCGGGACCTCTCGCAAGCTATGCTGTAGGGTTTTCCCTAAGCGAGAATCATACCACTAGACCACCAGACCGAGTCACTCACGTGATGTTTGTTGCTGAAGGGGAGCGAGCAAGCAGAGCTCATGTACAGACAGTGGGTTAGGCGGAGAGAGAAAGCTGGTGTTTTTGAGGTTTGAAGAGAGTGAGATGAGTGATAAAGGAATGGATGAAGTTTCAGTCCGAGTTTGGGCGTTGGCGGGTGAAACGGGATGAAGGACGAAGGGGGAGAGCAGAAATGTTCCGACTTGCTTGTCTGTAGGGTAATCTTGCACGCAGTCTATAACTGAGGACGAGTGTTTGTCGCGAGCATAACTAAATGATGATACACGGTTAGAAATCTTCAAACGATTAAAGAGTGGTGTTTTATTTCTACCTTTGGTTGGGAATCAGAGATAGTCGATAGGTTCATTCCGCTGCCTTAACATAAGATCCATGGAAGCTGTTGATTGTGAAACGAATCACGGTACGGGATTTGTCGTGAAGGAACGTTGCCATCAGAAGACAAAGCCGTGGACTCAAGCCAATGTATTTTACAAGAAAACCCCAATGTCTTCGTTTGCAACAAAAACGCAAGTATTAAGTATCCGAGCAAGGACAGTCAACGCATGTATGCCGTTCCAATATTTCCGTTAAATATTTGTCGGATGCGCTCTATccatcaaggtcatcagATTGCGAGACCACAGCACATGATCTTGAGGCAACCGGATGAAGAAAATCCACATTGAAGCTGAACTGAACTTGGTATTTGCAGATGAATTTCCGTTATAGTTCACTAATCATGACAAAACTAAGCGCAGACTTCACATCTACACGCATGGTTCAGATTGCACCAGACTCCCTCCACCGATACTTCAGAGACATTTCCCAATTCATCTCAGCCATTTAGATTAGAAACAAAAGATAAACAACCTTCTTTTTCCGGCCAACCAACTTCCCCATATTCGCCAATCTCCAACCCGGCACTTGAAGAAAAAACTGCCGTCTCTGGATCCGAGGCCTGCAAGCGATCCCTCCATCGTGGACCAGGCCATGTGGAAATCGTACGATGTGTGGAGATGCACCCTGAAAGGGTGGTCACGTGAGAGCGATCCCTCTGATAGACTTTTGCGATTTCTACCATCAATAAgaagatttaaaaaatatttaaaaatttcTTTGCCATCTAAGAAGTACTGGCATTCCAGAGAGGGTACTAAATTGACAATTGTGCGAGAATAAGTCGTCGTTGTGTTGCTCCTCCGTCTCGACACCTTGAAGGCCCAGACCGTCATCGAGGTGCGGTCGAGCCAAGCCGTGGTCCCTGTTACGGTAACTTGTAGGGCTGAAGAGAGTAATATCCCTGCATATCAGGCACTTCCGGAACGCTACTGATATGTTTAAAAGGTGGACGTTGCCCCTTGATTGAACCTCTTATCATGTCACCAGTCTGTCCTTGCATCATCAGCAGTCACAGACACAATACGTGAATCAGTAAGGTAAGTTAAATTCTTTCTATCAACGCCATGCTCTCCCATTATTTCTTGTCAACAAGGTTGTAAATCTTTTGGATGTCAGCCAACACagcctcaaagtcaatcttAAGATCCTTGAGAAGTCCATCCTTGAAACCAAACACCCATCCGTGAACAATGGGATACTTGTTCTCGTGCCACGACTGCTGGACATCAGCAGACTTGATGACGTTGCGGCACTGCTCGACGACATTCAGCTCGACCAAGCGGTCGTAGCGGGCGCTCTCGTCCTCGATAGCATCGAGCTCCTTCTCGTGGAGGCGGTACACGTCGCGGATGTTGCGAAGCCACGGGTTCAGCAGGCCGAGGTCCTGGGGGGTCATAGCCGCCTTGACACCTCCGCAGCCGTAGTGACCACAGACGATGATGTGCTTGACGCCGAGGTGCTTGACGGCGTAGTTGATGACGCCCATGGCGTTGAGGTCCGTGTTGCACACGAGGTTGGCGATGTTGCGGTGGATAAATGCCTCGCCGGGCTCAAGGCCGCAGATCTGCTCGGCGGGGATGCGGGAGTCGGCGCATCCGATCCAGAGATACTCGGGTGCCTGGCCGGCGgcgaggttcttgaagaagtcggggttgaccttggccttgttctcgGCCCAGGCGCGGTTGTTGTGGAAGAGCCGATCGTGGCTCTGCTGGAGATACTTTGTGATGTCCTTTTCGGCCATTGTGCGCCACTCTGGTTTTGGGGCGGGTATTGGGTCTTGtgtggaagaggatgaagatgaagaagagaaacggGCTTTGAAGCTGGTGAGTATGGAGCGAGAGGCAAGGcgttgagatgatgaggataaagataaagatgtgagggagggagaggaggagcgGAGAGAAAAGGAAGGGAGCCGAGAGGAAAACATTAGAGGCATCCACAGCGAGCGCGGTTGCAGCAGCTGCAGTGTGAGTGAATATGGTGCGATaatgggatgggatgtgACAGCGACGGGTTCAACGGACAAGGATAAAAACGGCCAAGACTGTAGCAAACCACCTGCAGTAGATCCAATCCTTGGTTACACGTTGGGGGCGCACTCGGTGCTACTGTCAGTAATAAAGTAGGCTAAGCTAGGTACTGCCGTAGGTATTAGAAGCTTCGCTGGAAATTCGGACGGAGAGATGCCGAAGGATAAGAAATTTTGGGGATGACGACGTAATTTGTTGAGCAGcccttttttcctttctttttttcttggtcttggtctccgCCAGGGAAGAGTCAATCACTTTAAGCTCAAATTGGTTGGGCGATTGGCGATAGGTTTGATAACAGCCGAGATCAAGATTTCGGTCGCCGGGCCGTGCGTAGCCGTGCACCGGCAGTTGACAAGACTTTTCCGAGCATGTCTGTGAGTCATTCTATTGTATTTTTTCTTCCCTATAATTTAGTTGTTGTATCTGGCTAAGTTGTGATGGTTGTGACTCAATTGAAGGATTAAAACCCGGAACCCGGGGATCATTAGCTCTGCCGACCCCATGTAACAAACTCAATTTGTATTGGTCACCtggaaacaaaacaaaaagtCATATCGCCGAATTGCTGGGATTCCGGAGATGTTCATCTCACAACCCCACGTTTTGACCCTCAGCACCAGATAATTAGAGATATCGCTTCACGATGCAGATGAATTGTTATTTGCGCGTCCTAGATAGAAATCGTTTCGCGGGAAAACAAGATAGTCTAGGCTGCAATGTTAAGGAAACGCTAACCTGAGACACAATGACCAACACCTACCAAACAAATGCATCTGCCGAGACTTGTGTGCGATGTAAAAAAGTCTCTAACCAAACCCAAACATCCGCCAACCATTACTTATTGTCTGGCCCCTTAGCGAACTACTTCTCCAATTCATCGCCCTCAAACCGCGATAGAAGAGCCTGGTGATCCTTCAAATGTCTTCCTGCATCGCCGTAAACTCCTTCTTCATATACGCCGCCTTCACCCCCTCCTCAATCAccttcatctcattctcAGCCTGCTCTACTTCCTTTTCACGTATAGTACAATCTTCTTCCGCTGACTGCAAAATCTCGCTCGCCGTGCCCTTCTTTATACTCAACTCCTcgtgcctctgcctctgtaGTCTGATGTTCTCCTTAAAGCGTTCTCTATACATTTCTGGCAGGGTCTGCAGCATGGGGAAGTTAAACTTCCTCGTGGGGGGAGGGAGTACTGCGAGATCTTCTCCGGCggccttctcatcagctgcGATGTCGTCGCCGAGTTTCGAGAACTCTGTATCGATCATATCAAGCGCCCTGACTTGCGACGCTCGCTTGGTCTGACACCTCTCTAACTCATCATTCTTATTCTCGACGACCTTGGTATGCTCGCTGTGCTCCGTGAGGCGCTCATCGATCTCTTGCTGAAGATCCATCACCGACGGAAGCCGTAGGTTCGAGATGGAAGAGCTAGCCTTTTCCAACTTCTCCTTCACGTCAAACGCCTTCGGTTCAGCCAAATCCGTGCGTGGGCGCTTTGGCTTTTCGTCCCTGGTGTCTCGTTACCGAAGATGTCCTTTCGATCATACGATGGTAGTTTCCATCCTTTCCGAGCGCCGTTCTTAGGGGTTCCGGCAGGAGTTCTCATACCCTCGGCTCCATTGCCCGCAGAACATACAGAAGATTCCCTCCTTCCAGGTGTTACTCCTCGAGTAGTGCCGAGACCGAGTTACCTGTAACGTAGTTTTGATCGTCTCTACAGGGTAACCGCTCCAGAGCCTGTCCTTCGACTGAATAGAATGACGGGCACTGACATCCATGGCCCCCATAACGGTATACATGTCTGTTACATTCTGGCTCGACTGTGGCACGGCCGGTCTCACCTAGACCGTCAAAGTAAATATTGGGTGGACGTGGTTTCATGACGGGAATTACTTCGTGAGTGAACCTCAACTCCACGTTTGAACCAGGCCGTTGCTCGGCCCAGGAGCGAATCTTGTCGCCCACCTCAGTTGACCTATCCTTGTGCTGACGCGGATCCGGATCATAGTGCTGAGCCTTGACGACACCTTTCCCCGGGTTCTCCTTTCTCGGATACTGAAAAGGAACGCATAGGACTGTCCACTAGCCCCTTTTTTGGTGATATAGCGGTGCCACAAAATGCGAGATTGCGTAGTCAAAGGGCTTTGTGTCTACACTGCGCGAGTGCTGAATGGGTAAGCCGGTCGGAGAGTCACTTCTGAGCAGCTCAACCAAGTAGTTAAAGCTGTCTTGAGTTAACTCTTTATGATCCTCAATTTGCCGCAAGCATTTGTGCGCTCATTGGTCCTGTTTCAAAGACTCCTGAGTCTTGAGGGATCGCTAGGTGGCCTCCTGGTGCCGCGAATTTGTGTCCTCAGTGACGGCATTATGGTAAGATGAGTATAGAATTGATATTCAGTTTCCAATGGAATGTACAGCGGTGTCTGTGAGAATAAAGATTTAGCAAATGTAACCGAAGAACTTGCGTTTCCCATGAGAAACGATGCTACGTCTGAGTAGGTCTAAGCTGAGCATATATAAACATGGTTAACACGAAAGAACTCCCAAGTACTCAAGAATTTGACAGAAGGGTAACAGCAAACATCAGCACCCAGCCGTTAAAAGAGGGCTGCTTTGATCACGGATTGATAGATGGGGAGGACGCTAAGGCAGACTGCCGCGACTACATGGTCAAGCTCTAAGGATTCTGTTCTAAGCTATCTGTGATTGGTAGGTCAACCTGAATGTTCGTGGTGAACGTCGGCTTCAATATATGCTTCCTGCACAGGGTGGTGGAAGAGCGTTCCGCGATGAGCTAATGCAACAATGGTGCTTCTGGCAGTGGAGGTGAAGTGAAAAGTCCGATGTCTTAGTTATAAATATGGGATTAACTAGAGAAAGTCTGGCCTTTGGAAGAGTACCACTAGCCATTTGCTGTTGCAGTAGCGGGTACCTGGTCCCTTCACTTAGAAGGATACTCCCGCGAGTTAACATGGCACATCATATTTGAACGAAGCGTCCGTTagtttctccagcttctAAGGCGTTTGGTAATCCATCTGTCGTTTGTCTCTATTGGCGGTCTAGTAAGCGTAGACCAATTCTCTCTTCACGTCAAAAATAAGCCGATGCAATGCAGCGTGCAATTTGGCGTGGCATCTACGTAGCCGTGCCTGAACGTGCAGAATCTTGAGACGCGACTTGTGAGAGACGAATGCACGGGTAGGTCATTGCACTAACAGCGTGAGAATGAAGATAATGGTTGAGTTGGCCGGTGAGACACGATTGCTTGATTATTCTTAGGTTAACATCAATACCAAGGTGACGTGATTACGCTTGGCTTAAACAGATACTGGAGGAAATGAAACCAGTGGCTCTGAGTTGGAAAGAAAtgaagtaaaaaaaaaggtctcTGGGATAAGGTAATAGGATTGGGTGATCCGGCAAACAAGCCGACGCAAGGGGGTTGTGTTGAGTCGCAGGAATTTGAatcaagagaaaagaggaatGACTTATCTGACTGTGGAATGcctaatattattttatacaTGCAGAAAGAcgcttctttttataataaattagcaGACTGCGACAAGTCTAGAGGGTCTCTTGAATACGACAAGAAGGAATGGGATAGTCTGATTACTGCTGTACTTAAATGCGTGAAGTTCCGTCCCGAAATGCCAAAGTGACTTTGTCTAGCTCTCTCGGATTTTGAGGGAAACATACGAGATATCATGAAGAGTCAAACAATCCTAACAACAGTCTTGGGGACGAGTGGTGCTCTCTCACTGGCAGACCATGGAGCTATGAGATTGGATACATGGTGCGTTACGTACCTGTCTACCTATCTTGTTCCTGTAGTAAGTCCTG belongs to Fusarium musae strain F31 chromosome 9, whole genome shotgun sequence and includes:
- a CDS encoding hypothetical protein (EggNog:ENOG41) encodes the protein MAEKDITKYLQQSHDRLFHNNRAWAENKAKVNPDFFKNLAAGQAPEYLWIGCADSRIPAEQICGLEPGEAFIHRNIANLVCNTDLNAMGVINYAVKHLGVKHIIVCGHYGCGGVKAAMTPQDLGLLNPWLRNIRDVYRLHEKELDAIEDESARYDRLVELNVVEQCRNVIKSADVQQSWHENKYPIVHGWVFGFKDGLLKDLKIDFEAVLADIQKIYNLVDKK